A window of Candidatus Bathyanammoxibius amoris genomic DNA:
ATACGGCAAAATAGAATACCATATCAACTTCCCGTCCCAACTCCTTCAGGGTCTTGTCCAGGGCCTTCGCCTGCACAAGGTTCCTTGGAAACCCGTCTAAAAGAAAACTCGAATTCTGGCCGCCTTTTGCCATACAATCCGCAACGATATCTACCACCACCTCGTCAGGGACAAGAAGACCTTTTTCCATATATTCCTTAGCCTTCAAGCCGGTCGCCGTGCCTGCCTGAAGGGCCTCTCTGAGCAGGTCGCCGGTAGAGACGTGCTCCATATTCCTTTCTCTGCACACGGCCTCAGCCTGGGTCCCCTTCCCTGCACCTGGAGGACCTAAGAATACGACGTTCATCCTCTCCTACCTCTTATCCTCCCCGTGCCACCGAGGAGTCCGCTGTAGTGCCTCATAGTCAGGTGGGCCTCTATCTTCTGTAGCATGTCCAGCGCAACACCCACCACTATAAGCAACCCGGTCCCGCCATAAAAACCTGCTATAGCACGACTTACCTCAAATCCCCTCGTCATCACCATCGGCAGCAATGCGATTATTGCCAGGAATGCGGCGCCAGCCAGGGTTATCCTGCTCATGACATTTTCGAGGTAATCAGCCGTCCGCCCGCCGGGCCTGATACCGGGGATAAAACTACCATAGTCCTTCATATTATCTGACATGTCTTTTGGGTTAAACTGTATCGCCGTCCAAAAGTAACAGAAGAAGGCTATAAGAAAGCAATAGAGACTCACATAAACAATCCCGCCCTGAAGGGCCTCAGTCAGGCGTGAGGTCATCCAGTAGCCGAGACTGTTGGGTTCAAACCTCACCTGCAGGCCCTGTAAGATTGCGGTTGGAAATATAAGCAGAGACTGTGCAAATATGATGGGCATTACCCCCGCCTGGTTTACCCTGAGCGGGAGAAAGTGCTTCTGGCCACCATAAACCTTTCGCCCGCGGGTGTGCTTTGCCTGCTGGACGGGGATGCGTCTCTGGCCCTGGGTAATATATACTACCCCGGCTACTATGGCCAAGAAGGAAGCTATCAACATTAACAGCTTAAAAATGCCTATTTGATGCTCAGCCGGAGCAACCGAGAACGTGAAGTTCGAGACAATCTGGGAGAATGCCCAGGGGAGACGGTCTACAATACCCACCATTATTACTATAGAAATGCCGCTTCCTATCCCAAATTCATCTATCTGCTCTCCTATCCACATCAAAAACATGGTCCCTGTGGTAAGCAGCAGGGCGGCCATGAGCTGAAAGCCCATGCCCTGGAGATACACCGGCACCACCGGCACGTTGTTTATCTCTATCGTGTAGAGTGTGCGGGTAAGGATAAAGGCCTGAAACATACAGAGACATACGGTGGTCATTCTCGTATACTGGTTTATCTTCTTTCTCCCCGCATCTCCTTCCTTGTTCAGTCGCTCTAAGGCCGGAACAACCCCTACCAGCAGCTGAAAGATAATGGACGCGCTTATGTAGGGCATAACCCCCAGGCCAAAGACAGCGCCTGACGCAAGGGCACCACCGGCAAAGAGGTCTACCAGGCCGAGAAGCTGGCCTACACCCGTACCCGTAAACTGCACAAAATATGTCTTCAGGACTTCTGTATCAATACCGGGTATCGGAATAAAGACCCCGACCCTGCACAGGGCGATGAGGCCCAGGGTGATCAAGAGCTTGCGCCGCAGTTCGGGTATCTTGTATATGTTTTGTAACTTTTCTATCACTCTATTACTTTCGCCTCACCACCTGCGGCCTTTATCTTTTCGACGGCGCTCTTGCTGAACTTGTGGGCAAAGACCTTAACCGGTCTCTTGAGGTCGCCGTCCCCCAGGACCTTTACCCCGTCCCCGTACTCTTTCTTTATGAGACCGGATTCCAGAAGGGTTTTAACGTCTATAACGTCTTTACCCTCCAGAGAATTGATCTGACTCAAGTTTATTATGCTAAAGGTTTTCTTGAAAATGTTTGTGAAACCCCTCTTCGGGATGCGGCGCACCATAGGCATCTGCCCGCCTTCAAAGTAAAGCCCCGTCTCAGTCCCCGAGCGGGCCCCGGCACCCTTTGAGCCCCTGCCGCACGTCTTGCCGAGACCGGAACCCGGACCGCACCCCAGACGTTTCTTCCGCCGCTTCGGTTCGCCATATGTCTTAACGTCCTTCAGGTTCATTCCAGGTCTACCCCTCTGAGTTGGGCTATATGCTTGGGGTCTTTCAAGGAACGCAGCCCCTCCATAGTGGCCTTCACGATGTTTAACGGGTTCCTTGAACCATAACACTTCGTCAGTATATTCCTTACCCCCGCCAGCTCTACAACCGCCCGCACGGCCGCACCGGCCTTTATCCCCGTACCGGGGGCCGCAGGTTTTAAAAACACACGGGCGGCGCCGTATCGACCCCATATCTCGTATGGGATGGTATCACCCTTTAAGGCAACGTGCGTTAGAGTCTTTTTGGCCTCCTTTGTGCCCTTAGATATCGAACTCGGCACCTCTCTGGCCTTGCCGAAGCCGACTCCCACGTTTCCCTGCCTGTCTCCAACAACTACCAGGGCACTGAAGCTCATGTTCTTACCGCCTTTGGTAACCACCGTACAGCGGTTTATGGTAACTACTACTTCTTCGAGGGCTCCTATTTCCTTTTTCTTCTGCGGTTCCGCCAAGTCTCCTCCTCTTTAGAATTTCAGCTCTGCCTTTCGAGCCGCATCAGCAAAGGCCTTCAACCTTCCATGGAACTTATAGGCACCCCTGTCAAAAACCACCTTGCTGACGCCGACTTTTTTTGCCTCACCTGCAATCTTCTCTCCTACCAGTTCCGCCGCCTTCTTGTTACCTCCCGAAGGAAGCTTTGCTTTGACGTCCGAGGAGAGGGTGGAGGCGGATGCCAGGGTTCTGCCCTCGCTGTCATCAATCAACTGACAGTACAAATTCTTAAGGCTCCTGTACACGGTGAGACGTGGCCGCTCCTTGGTCCCGAACACCTTCCGGCGCACCCGTAGATGTCTTTTGCGCCTTCCGTTCCATTTTTTCTTTTGAGGGTCCACGCCGTTAAAGAACCTCCTTTACTGCTGTGCGGCGAAGGCCTTGCCAGCCTTCCTCCGTACTACCTCGTCCTTGTATTTTATGCCCTTGCCCTTATACGGTTCCACCGGCCTCAACCTCCGCACCGTGGCGGCAAACTCTCCCACCTGCTGTTTGTCTATGCCTGTCACAGAGAACTTTGCGGGATTCGTGGGCTGTGTGACCTGTACCGTTATCCCTTCAGGAACCTCTACCTGTTTCGGCTTGCTGTGACCTAACGCCAGCACCAGGTTCTTTCCCTGCAGCTTCACGTTGTAGCCCAGCCCCACTATCTCCATCTCCTTCGTGAAACCCTTTGTCACGCCTTCTACGGCGTTGGCCACAAGCGTCCTCCAAAGGCCCTGAAAGGCCCTTTGTCTCGAATTGGTGGTAGGGACCTTTATCCGGATAGTCCGGTCCTTGGAGTCGTACTCCGCCGTCACTACGGGATGAAGGGTCTGGGAGAGCTGTCCCTTAGGGCCCTTCACCTTTACGGTACGCTGGTCTGATATGCTGACGTCCACACCCTGGGGGACGGCTACAGGTAACTTTCCTATGCGAGACATAATTGTCTATTCTCCTACCAGACCGTACATAAGACCTCTCCACCGACTTTTGCCTTGCGACATTCCCTGTCACTCATAATACCGCCGGAGGTGGACACGATGGCGATACCCACTCCACCCAGGACCTTTCTCATTTCGTCTACACCTTTGTACAACCTGCGTCCCGGCTTACTCTCCCGCTTCAGTTGACGTATAACCCTTTCTTTCCGACGACCGTATTTAAGATAGATCCTGATGACGCCCTGCTTGTCGTCTTCTGTTTCCTTATAGCCCTTTATGAACCCCTCGTCTTTCAGCACTTTCGCAATCGCACACTTCACGTTCGAGCGAGGCACGTCCACACTTTCATGCGTCTTCATGTTCGCGTTTCTGATACGCGTCAACATGTCTGCTATGGGGTCGGTCATCATGGCGTCTCTCCTACCAGCTTGCCTTTCTGACTCCGGGTATATCTCCACTGGAGGCCAGGGTCCTGAAGCAAATCCTGCATATCTGGAACTTGCGGTAATATGCCCTCTGCCTGCCGCATAGTTTACAGCGGTTATACTTGCGGGTCTTGTATTTCGGTTCTCTCTTCGTTTTTTCTAATAGAGCTTTCCTGGCCATATCTTATTCCCCGAACGGTGTGCCTAACATACGGAGTAATTCCTTGGACCTTTCTTTACGCTTACCGCTTATGACTATGGTTATATCCATGCCCTGAACAAACTCTACGTCATCAGGGTTTATCTCTGGAAAGACCACCTGTTCCTGTATGCCGAGGGTGTAATTCCCCGCCTGGTCAAAGGCGTCTGGGGACAGTCCCCTGAAATCCTTTATCCTCGGGAGGGTTATGCTGACTAGCCTGTCCATAAATTCGTACATCCTCACGCCCCTCAACGTGACCTTGCACCCGATGGCGTCTCCCTTCCTGAGTTTGAATCCCGCTACGGATTTCCTGGCCTTGGTAACTGCGGGCTTCTGACCCGTGATAAGGCCGAGTTGCTTCTGGGCATCTTCGAGGCACTTCTTGTTCTCCAGGGCCTGACCGACTCTCATGTTTACGACTACCTTGGAAATCCGGGGCACCTCCATGATGTTCTTATAGCCAAACTTCTTCATCATCTCCGGGGCGACCTCTTCCTTGTAGCGCTTCTCTAACCTGGCCATTACCTTATGCCTCGACTCCCGCGGTTATTACGTGTCCGCATTTGTAACAAACCCGAGCCTTTGACTTTCCTTTTTCCTGTTTGATACGGGTCCTGACGCCTTTGTTAAACTTTGCACAATTTTTGTTTGTACACACCACCAGCACGCTAGACACCGCGACAGGGGCCTCTTTCTGCACCCTGCCTCCCTGCGGGTTCTTTTGACTGGGACGAACGTGTTTGTTTATATAATTAACACCCTCTACCAGCACCCTGTTCTTCTTGACGAAGACCATCAACACCTTTCCGGTCTTCCCGGCCTCATCCCCGGCCATAATTTGAACTATGTCCTTCGCTGCTATATGCATACCCTGTTCTCTTCTCTACACGACCTCCGGGGCCAGAGACAATATCTTCATAAAGTTCTTCTGCCTCAACTCCCTTGCAACGGCACCAAAGATCCTGGTTCCCCTGGGATTACCATCGTTGTCAATAATAACGACCGCGTTCTTGTCAAACCGCAAATAAGAACCGTCTTCCCTGCCGATGTTGTTTTTCGTACGCACTATGACACCCTTTACCACCTCGCCCTTCTTCACCTCCCCGCCGGGCATGGCCTTTTTCACCGAGGCCACTATTATGTCACCGACCCCGGCGCACTTCTTGCGGGACCCGCCGAGCACCTTTATGCACATGACCTTCTTGGCGCCCGAGTTGTCGGCCACATCCAGTCTTGAATATTCCATTATCATGACTATGCCGCCTTTTCCACTATCCGTACCAGCCGCCAGCGTTTGGTCTTGCTGAGGGGCTTTGTTTCCATAATCTCCACCTTATCGCCTACACTCGCCCTGTTCCCCTCATCATGGGCCTTGTAGACGGTGGTCCTTCTGATATATTTACCGTAGCGCGGGTGCTTTTTCCGCCTTTCCACTTTCACAACAAGGGTCTTGTCCATCTTGTTGCTGCTCACAATGCCCATTACCCGCTTTCTCCCGCTCCTGTCTTCCATTTCTACTTAGTTTCTCCAGAATACAGTTTCTTATTGATGCCAAGCTCCATCTCTCTAAGTACCGTCTTGGCCCTTGCTATGTCTTCTCTGGTTCTTGCGTATTGCGCAGAGTTCTTGAGCTCCCCTGCCTGCCACTGGATCCTGAGGTTTAACAGCTCCCTCTTACTGCCTTCCAGCTCTTCTAATATCTCTTCGTGTGATTTGGCCCTGAGCTCTGCGGTTTTCATCGCTACAGCCTCCTGGTTATCATCCTGACCCTAACCGGAAGTTTATGTGCTACACGGCTAAAGGCCTGTTTTGCCATAACCTCGGGTACGCCCCCGATCTCGTACAGCACCGTACCGGGTTTTACAACGGCAACCCAGAATTCAGGTTCACCCTTGCCCTTCCCCATGCGTGTTTCAATAGGCTTTGAACTAACGGGTTTATGCGGGAATACCCTGATTATGAGCTTTCCCTCTCCCTGCAGGAAATGGCTCACGGCTACCCTCCCCGCCTCCAGCTGCTGTGCGGTGACAAAGCAGGACCCCATGCTCTGCAACCCGTACTCCCCGAAGGCCACGGTATTGCATCTGGTGGCGTTGCCCTTGATACGTCCGCGCTGGTTCTTCCTAAACTTGACTCTCTTTGGCATCATACGCATAGCGGCGTTTCTCCCCTGGGGCAAAGTTCCCTTTGTATATCCAGACCTTCACACCTATGGTACCGTATGTGGTAACGGCCACGTGAAATCCGTAATCAATATTTGCTCTTAAAGTGTGCAGCGGAATCTTGCCGTTGCTGACGGACTCCGTTCTGGCTATTTCCGCTCCTGCCAGTCTGCCCGCTATCTGCACCCTACACCCCTCTGCACCCGCGTTCATGGTCACGTCCAACGCCTTTCTCAGCGTCCTGCGGAATGCGGCCCGTCTCTCCAACTGTTCACCCACCGCCTCCGCAACAAGCTGGGCATCCAGCTCAGGCTTATTTACTTCCTTTATTTTTACCGTCACCTTACGTCCTGCCAGTGACTCCAGCTCGTCCGTCAGTTTGTCTATACCGGCGCCCTTGCGCCCGATAATAAGACCGGGACGGGCCGTGTGCAGGGTAATTCTGGCCTCTTCCCTGGTCCTCTCTATCTGAACAACCGGTATGCCCGCGAAGCGGTAGTTTTTCTTGATATGCTCGCGGATATTTCGGTCTTCGACAAGAAGTGTACCGAATTCCTTCTTGTTGGCGTACCAGTTTGAACGCCAGTCCTCGGTTATGCCTATCCTAAATCCCCTGGGATGAACCTTCTGGCCCATGGCGTCTACTTCCTCCCTATTGCTTGTTTTCGTCCGAAAGAACCACGGTAATATGACTGCTCCGCTTCTTAAGCGGCGCCCACACACCACGGGGTCTGGCCCAGTGCCATTTGCGTACGGGCCCGCCGTCGATCCTTATCTCGCTCACACGGAGGGCATCCAGGTCGCCTTCCATAGTCTCCTCGGCATTGGCCAGCGCAGACCTGAGCGTCTTGTCTATCATGCATGCGGCCCTCTTGCGGGTGACGCGAAGCACCTGCAGGGCATCGTTTACCGATTTACCCTTTATCAGGTCTGATACCAATCTCGCCTTCCGCGGGGAGATCTTTGCATATCTACAAATCGCCTTTACCCTCATAGCTGTCTCTGCATGAACTCCTATTTCTTTATTATTCCCTTCTTCCTGATTCCACTATGGCCCCTGAACACGCGGGTAGGAGAAAACTCGCCTAACCTGTGCCCCACCATGTCTTCCGCAACAAAAAGCTTATTAAATATTTTGCCGTTGTGGATAAGAAAGGTATGGCCGACAAACTCGGGAATGATGGTACAGGCCCTGGCCCAGGTCTTTATGGGGTCCTTCAGGCCGGACTCTCTCTGTTTCTCAACCTTCTTCATAAGTTTTTCATCTACGTACGGGCCTTTTTTTACCGAGCGGCTCATTTTATATTACTACCTCTTTTTTGTCTGTCGCCTGCGTACTATAAACTTGTTGCTGGGGGCCCTCTTGTTTCTGGTCTTGCCCCCTTTGGACAACACACCGGTGGGGCCGCAAGGCGGCCGACCGCCGTGTGACCTTCCTTCGCCTCCTCCCATGGGATGAGCCACGGGGTTCATGGCGACCCCTCTTACAGTGGGCCTTATACCCATGTGCCGTCTCCTGCCGGCCTTGCCAAAAGTTACGTTGCTGTGATCAGTGTTGCCAATCTGTCCTATTGTCGCCCTGCAGTTCTCGTGAATCTTGCGTATCTCGCCGGACGGCAGGGCTATCTGTGCATACCCGGCGTCACGGGACAGGAGCTTGATCATGCTGCCCGCAGACCTCGAAAGTTGCCCGCCGCGACCTATCTCAAGTTCGACATTGTGTATTTCCATCCCAAGGGGAATGTTCTTGAGCGGCATGGAATTCCCCGCCTTTGGTTCGACCTTGTCCCCGGAGACGACAGTCTCTCCTACCTTCAACCCCTCGGGCGCTATTATATACCTCTTCTCTCCGTCCCTGTAGTGCAGAAGCGCTATCCGCGCGGACCTGTTGGGGTCATATTCAATTGAGGCTACCTTTGCGGGGATATCGTGCTTGTCTCTCTTAAAGTCTATCTTCCGGTATTGCCTCTTTTCTCCGCCACCTATATGCCGGGCCGTCATCTTGCCCCGATGGTTCCTCCCGCCCGTCCTGGGAAGGGGTGTCAGCAGGCTTTTCTCAGGCTTTGTAGTAGTTATCTCTGAAAAATCTAAGACGCTGCCGAAGCGTCTGCCCGGAGATGTAGGTTTGTATTTTCTCATATACCGCGCCTCTAATAGCCCAAGTCTATCGTGCCACCCTCTTCAAGGGTTACTACAGCCTTCTTCCAGACGTGAACCTTCGTCAGACCGAACTTAGTCTTTTTGGACTTGCCCCGCTTGTTCATTGTCCTTACGTCTTTAACCTTTACGTGGAAGAGTTTCTCCACCGCCTGCTTTACCTGTATCCTGTTCGACTTCCTGTCCACCTCGAAGTGGAAGGTATTGTTCATGTCTCTGTCGGCGACACTTTTTTCGGTCTGTAAAGGTCTCTTTATAATCCTGTATATATCCAACGTCTCTTATCCTATATTACCAAGCTCGGAACGAGTGATGAGCAGTCTACCGTGTTTTATTATCTCGTAGGCGTTTAACTGGGTGGCTTTCATGACCTTCAGGCCTGGGACGTTTCTGGCAGATTTCCAGATTGTATGGTCATTGTCCTCCGCTACCACCAGGCAGCTGCCCTCTATACCAAGTGCCTTCAGTAAACTGACCATCTTTTTTGTACTGGGTTTACTGAATTCCAGCTTGTCTATGACCTTTACCTCTGCGTCCAACAGCTTCCCTAACATGGCGGAACGCAGCGCCTGTCTCCTGGCCTTTTTGGGCATATGGTACGAGTAATCCCTGGGTTTGGGACCAAAGACCACACCGCCACCGCGGAACAGGGGTGAACGCAGTGAGCCTGCGCGGGCCCTGCCGGTGTGCTTCTGGGCCCAGGGTTTCTTACCGGTGCCCTTTACCTCGGCCCTGGTCTTGGTACAGGCGGTACCAACCCTCCTGTTCGCCTCATACATGATTACGGCATCTTTGAGGAGGACTTTACGCACCTCGCCGCCAAATCTGGCCTCTTCCAGTTCCAGCTTCTCTACCTCTTTACCTCTGGTGTCGTAGACTGCCAGCTCTATCACGATTTCTGCCCCTGCTTGACGCTGTTCCTTATGATTACATATCCGCCATCGGCACCAGGCACGGCACCTTTCAATAAAAGCAAATTCCGCTCCTTGTCCACCCTTACCACCTCTAGATTTTGCACGGTTACCCTGGCCTGGCCCATGTGCCCCGCCATCTTCCTTCCCTTCCATACCCTTGAGGGATACGCGCTACAACCGATGGACCCTAACATCCTGGGTTTGACGTGGCCGTGGGTCATAGGCACCCCGCTGAATCCCCACCTTTTCATAGGCCCCTGAAAACCCTTACCCTTACTGAGGCCGATAACGTCCACCTTTTCTGCGCCTTCAAACATGTCGACCTTCAAGGTTTGACCGATCTCTACGGCCGGTTCTCCATCGTAGGCCACCTCACGAATGAACCTCTTCGGCCCTGTGCCTGCCTTCTTTGTGTGGCCAATATGGGGCTTTGTGACACTCTTTTCCTTCCGGTTGTCGAACCCCAGCTGAAGCGCCGAATAGCCGTCTCTGTCAGGGGTCTTTACCTGAAGGACGTTGCATGGTCCCACCTCAATGACGGTGACGGGTACTCTGACACCGTCGTCACGGAATACCTGAGTCTTCCCTAATTTTTTTCCAAGCAGGGCACCAATCATTGCGGAACCTTTCCTTAAAAGTAGTTTCTCGCAGGTCTCACTTAGTACTTTAAACCTTTATCCTTATCTCAATCCCGGCAGGCATGTTGAGCCTGTTGAGTGAGTCCACCGTCTTGGCCGTTGGCTCTACTATGTCTATAAGACGTTTGTGCGTCCTGATTTCGAACTGTTCCCTGGATTTCTTGTCCACATGGGGAGACCTGAGTACGGTGTACCTCTCAATGCGGGTAGGAAGTGGTACAGGGCCGGAAACCTTTGCTCCTGTTGCCTTTGCCGTCTCCACTATCTCGGCCGCGGCCTGGTCCAGCACCTTCTGGTCGTAGGCCTCCATACGTATCCGAATCTTTTGATCTATTACCATGTCCAACCTAAGGGAAAAGAGTCAATCTTACTTCGTTTTCATCTTATGTCAAGGTTTAAACAACACTTGCGTAGACTTCTTTGGGCGCGGCCTTGTAGTCAAATGGTTCCATAATATAGCTTCCACGACCGCTGGTTAACGACCTGAGGGTTGTGGTATATCCAAACATCTCGGCCAGTGGCACCAGTCCTTTAATTATCCTCACGCCGCTGCCGACACCCAACTCCTGTATCTCTGACCTGCGCCCATTCAGGTCCCCAAGGACGTCACCCAGATAGGATTCAGGTACTGCCACCTCTACTTTCATTATGGGTTCAAGCCGCACCAGGCCGACCTGCTGGATACATTGCACAATGGCCCGTGAAGCTGCGGTATAAAAGGAGAGCTCAGAGGAATCTACTGCATGGTGAGAACCGTCTGTCAGGGTGGCTTTTATATTTATAAGGGGATAACTGCCGGCAACGCCGCCCCGCGCAGAGTCTACGATGGCCGCCTTAACATGCTTTATGTACTGCTTGGGGATGGAACCCCCGACAATCTTATTCTCAAAGATTACCGGATGGGCGTCCTTGCACGGCTCAAAGGTTATTACCACATGACCGTACTGCCCGTGACCGCCTGTCTGCTGTACGAATTTCTCGTCTATCTCTACAGACTTGGCTATCGTCTCTTTATAAGCGACTCTCGGAGTGCCTATGTTTGCATCCACCTTGAACTCGCTGAGCATACGGTTCTTCAGTACCTCCAGATGCAGTTCTCCCATGCCGGACATTATAAGCTGCCCTGTTTCATCGTTCATGCATGCAGTAAACGTGGGATCTTCCTTCTTCAACCTCGCCAGGGCGTAGACGAGTTTTTCTTTCTCCGCCTGGGTCTTCGGTTCGACGGCCATGGATATAACCGTTTCCGGGAAGTGCATCGGCTCCAGCAGTATCTGGTGTTGACGTTCGCAGAGGGTGTCGCCGGTAACCGTATCCTTCAGACCCACTACGGCCACTATGTCGCCTGCCGTGGCCTTTTCTACCCGCTCACGCTCGTTGGCGTGCATCTTATAAATACGGCTTACCAGTTCCGTTCTGTCTGCCCGGGGGTTATATACCCTTTGCCCTGAACGCAGATTGCCAGAATAGAGACGCAGGTAGGTCATGTCTCCGTGCTTGTCTGCGAATATCTTAAAGGCGAGAGCCGCAAGGGGTTGGTCGGGCGAGGGTTCTCTGGTCATTGTGTCTTTTTTTTGGGGATGGGTTCCGGACACCGGCGGGATCTCGAGGGGAGAGGGGAGGTAATCACATACGGCATCAAGGAGCATCTGCACTCCTTTATTCCTGAACGCCGTGCCGCAGAGCACGGGGCAGAACTTTGAGCTCACGGTGCCCTGCCGGATGGCCTTCTTTATGTCTGCCTCCGTTATAGGTTCTTCCCTCAGATATTTTTCCATAAACCAGTCTACTTCCTCCGCGATATCCTCTATCATTTTTTCTCTCAGCATGGACGCTTCGGGGAGGTATTCCTCGGGCACGTCGACCACCTCATAGTTTTTGACAAGCTCTTTCTTTGACTCTGTGTCCTCATACAGCCAGGCCTTCATCTTCACCAGGTCTATGCAGCCTATGAATTTTTGTTCCTTGCCGATGGGCATCTGTATGGGTATCGCCCTGGCGCCCAGCTTTTCTTTTATGTCTGCAACGGCACGAGCGAAATCGGCACCAACCCTGTCGAGTTTGTTTATGAAACAGAGCCTGGGCACATTATATTTGTCGGCCTGCCGCCATACGGTTTCAGACTGTGCCTGCACGCCGGCCACGCCGCAGAATACGCATATGGCCCCGTCCAGCACCCTGAGCGACCTCTCCACCTCTGCCGTAAAGTCAACGTGTCCCGGGGTGTCTATAATGTTTATCTGGCTCTCGCCCCAGGAACACGTGGTGGCCGCCGCGGTAATGGTTATACCCCGTCTCTGCTCCTCCTCCATCCAGTCCATTGTGGCCGTACCCTGATCCACCTCTCCTATCTTGTAGGCCCTGCCTGTGTAGAAGAGTATCCTCTCGGTAAGGGTCGTCTTACCCGCGTCTATGTGCGCGGCTATTCCAATGTTGCGCAGTTTGTTAATGTCTAACTTCTTTTCCATAAGTGCTTTCTACCACGTGAAATGGGCAAACGCCTTGTTTGCATCGGCCATCTTGTGTGTATTTTCCTTCTTCGTATATGCGGCACCCTGTTTTCTATATCCGTCCAACAGTTCATCGGCCAGCCTTCTGTGCATGGGGCGGCCCTTTTTGGCCTTCGCGGCCTGAAGGATCCACCTGATACTCAAAGAAGTCTGCCTCTTTCTGGGGACCTCTATGGGCACCTGATATGTCGCCCCGCCTATGCGTCTGGAACGCACCTCTACCATGGGCTTCACATTGTTTATGGCCGCCTCAAGGACTTCTATCGGTTGTTTGTCCTGAACCTTTTTTGCTATGTAGTCCATGGCGTCATAAAACACCCCTTCGGCCGTACTCTTCTTGCCCTTTCGCATCAGGCAGTTTATGAACTTGGCCGCCAGCTTGCTGTTATATCTTACGTCCGGTTTTAGAAATACCTCTGTGCTTTTATACTCAAGCCCCATAGATTGCCTCCCTACTTAGGACTCTTTGCGCCGTATTTTGAACGTCCACGTTTTCTCCCCGTCACGCCGCCAGTGTCCTGAGTACCCCTGACTACGTGATACTTTACCCCCGGCAGGTCTCTAACCCTGCCGCCTCTAATCAGGACGATGGAGTGTTCCTGTAGATTGTGGCCTTCTCCAGGGATATAGGCGGTGACCTCTTTCCCATTAGAGAGCCTCACCCTGGTTACCTTCCTGAGGGCGGAGTTAGGCTTCTTGGGTGTGCGTGTCATGACCTGCAGGCAGACGCCCTTTTTATGCGGACAACCCTCAAGGTCAGGACTCTTGCTTTTTTTGCCTACCTTTTTTCTTCCCTTCCGTACAAGCTGGTTTATCGTAGGTGTCATATCGGCTTATCCTCTTTAACTACCTATTATGTCTTCCAATCCCTTTGTCTCCTCAGATTCTACCGGCCTAACCTCAATAGCGGTAAGTCCCTTAAACCCTGTACCTGCAGGAACCAGATGTCCAAGGACGACATTCTCTTTCAAGCCCACCAACGGGTCTCTCTGTCCTTTAAGGGCGGCAAGCGTCAAGACCTTGGTGGTTTCCTGGAAGCTGGCTGCTGATATAAAGCTGTCGGACTGTAACGAGGCCTTGGTTATGCCCATAAGCATTGGTTTGGCCGTAACGGGTTTGCCTTTGGCCTCTTTAACGCGCTTGTTTTCTTCTCTAAACCTGTGTTTTTCTATTACCATCCCGGGGAGCAGGTCGGTGTCGCCGGGGTCGTCTACGGTTATCTTGCGGAGCATCTGGGCTATAATTATCTCTATATGCTTGTCATCTATCGGTACGTTCTGTGACCGATAGA
This region includes:
- the rpsH gene encoding 30S ribosomal protein S8 is translated as MMTDPIADMLTRIRNANMKTHESVDVPRSNVKCAIAKVLKDEGFIKGYKETEDDKQGVIRIYLKYGRRKERVIRQLKRESKPGRRLYKGVDEMRKVLGGVGIAIVSTSGGIMSDRECRKAKVGGEVLCTVW
- the rplF gene encoding 50S ribosomal protein L6; amino-acid sequence: MSRIGKLPVAVPQGVDVSISDQRTVKVKGPKGQLSQTLHPVVTAEYDSKDRTIRIKVPTTNSRQRAFQGLWRTLVANAVEGVTKGFTKEMEIVGLGYNVKLQGKNLVLALGHSKPKQVEVPEGITVQVTQPTNPAKFSVTGIDKQQVGEFAATVRRLRPVEPYKGKGIKYKDEVVRRKAGKAFAAQQ
- a CDS encoding type Z 30S ribosomal protein S14 — protein: MARKALLEKTKREPKYKTRKYNRCKLCGRQRAYYRKFQICRICFRTLASSGDIPGVRKASW
- a CDS encoding adenylate kinase encodes the protein MNVVFLGPPGAGKGTQAEAVCRERNMEHVSTGDLLREALQAGTATGLKAKEYMEKGLLVPDEVVVDIVADCMAKGGQNSSFLLDGFPRNLVQAKALDKTLKELGREVDMVFYFAVSEETAVKRLTGRWLCSSCGANYHELYMPPKEAGVCDKCGGKLGQRPDDNVETAKKRLKVYREQTAGLIDYYKERGALNTIDADQDVVDIRGEIFKYLDALSMEEI
- the rplR gene encoding 50S ribosomal protein L18, whose product is MDPQKKKWNGRRKRHLRVRRKVFGTKERPRLTVYRSLKNLYCQLIDDSEGRTLASASTLSSDVKAKLPSGGNKKAAELVGEKIAGEAKKVGVSKVVFDRGAYKFHGRLKAFADAARKAELKF
- the rplE gene encoding 50S ribosomal protein L5 — protein: MARLEKRYKEEVAPEMMKKFGYKNIMEVPRISKVVVNMRVGQALENKKCLEDAQKQLGLITGQKPAVTKARKSVAGFKLRKGDAIGCKVTLRGVRMYEFMDRLVSITLPRIKDFRGLSPDAFDQAGNYTLGIQEQVVFPEINPDDVEFVQGMDITIVISGKRKERSKELLRMLGTPFGE
- the secY gene encoding preprotein translocase subunit SecY, yielding MIEKLQNIYKIPELRRKLLITLGLIALCRVGVFIPIPGIDTEVLKTYFVQFTGTGVGQLLGLVDLFAGGALASGAVFGLGVMPYISASIIFQLLVGVVPALERLNKEGDAGRKKINQYTRMTTVCLCMFQAFILTRTLYTIEINNVPVVPVYLQGMGFQLMAALLLTTGTMFLMWIGEQIDEFGIGSGISIVIMVGIVDRLPWAFSQIVSNFTFSVAPAEHQIGIFKLLMLIASFLAIVAGVVYITQGQRRIPVQQAKHTRGRKVYGGQKHFLPLRVNQAGVMPIIFAQSLLIFPTAILQGLQVRFEPNSLGYWMTSRLTEALQGGIVYVSLYCFLIAFFCYFWTAIQFNPKDMSDNMKDYGSFIPGIRPGGRTADYLENVMSRITLAGAAFLAIIALLPMVMTRGFEVSRAIAGFYGGTGLLIVVGVALDMLQKIEAHLTMRHYSGLLGGTGRIRGRRG
- the rplO gene encoding 50S ribosomal protein L15; its protein translation is MNLKDVKTYGEPKRRKKRLGCGPGSGLGKTCGRGSKGAGARSGTETGLYFEGGQMPMVRRIPKRGFTNIFKKTFSIINLSQINSLEGKDVIDVKTLLESGLIKKEYGDGVKVLGDGDLKRPVKVFAHKFSKSAVEKIKAAGGEAKVIE
- the rpsE gene encoding 30S ribosomal protein S5; its protein translation is MGALEEVVVTINRCTVVTKGGKNMSFSALVVVGDRQGNVGVGFGKAREVPSSISKGTKEAKKTLTHVALKGDTIPYEIWGRYGAARVFLKPAAPGTGIKAGAAVRAVVELAGVRNILTKCYGSRNPLNIVKATMEGLRSLKDPKHIAQLRGVDLE